AGATGTAATAAAATGAAGAGCAAAGGATTGTGTGAAGATCTTTATTTTTCAGTGCAAAAGGTTTAGTTCCACGTGGACTCTTTTCTTTTACCTGTGGAAGGATGTGATATTGTCTTTGGAACTCGATGGCTAAATATATTGGGTCCAATTATTTAGTAATCAATGAGCCATGGATGCAGTTTTGGTGGTAGGTAGAAATGGCGGAGTTGCATAGGACCAAAGGGCTTATTAGTATCCagattactaaaaaaaatgaaattgagaaaatggTGAAAGGGTGTGGTGCAGCCGAGCACGAGTCCCTCTTCCGCTCCTGTGTTcttggtaaaaaaaacatgatggcTTGTGGCAACTAAGTGTTGATTACAGGCACTTAGTAAACATTACAGTCAAAGATAGGTTCAAGATGCTGGTTGTAGCAGGACAAGGATGacttatgtttttaataatttttatattttttattttaaattaatatggatGTCTGGATGAGCTTGCGTATACCTCAACTAATCTTACGAGCCctaaagttaacaaccatgtaagcctTTAATGACTCTGAGGTTTGTGAGACTCTACTGAtctttgaaaagtaaatttaagatttgattaattaaactttacctcttataattaataatttttatatcttgatTGATTAAGCGAAGGATAACATGGTATTTATAATAAAGTATCATTTatacaactaaaaaatataactattttttaaaaaagttaaattctcatAAATACTTATGAAACTGGGATTTGGATTTGTTCCAGGATCAAGTACTTCTTTTCGATTGGTCGTGAAAACTATTATTCTTTCCTGTCCATATCTCGACCAGAATCCGTTAATGCAAGTAGAGAGGAGAGTGTGAACTGAAAAAAAAGCTGAATAAAAAGTCAAGCCAGCGTGCACTAATTAATAGTTAAAATTGTTCAAGATCCGAAACCATGCCCTCCAATTATTAGAACATGAATAGAACATAATGAAAACAGGCAACAGAaatgaatttgataaaatagaattattaattattactataaaagGTGTTGGTTTTTTTACCATACAAAACTCCATTGTTCatccttttatatattatttggatGAGTTGTGcaaaattttgtgttttttaaatttaattcttaaacatgttttcatgatatttagttctaattaaagactaattaattttgatttcttataaaaaaaatagaattgaaagaaaagagattgaAATGAAAAGGACGCCAAACATTGATGTCATGCTATAAGTCTTGCAAAAGATACACTTTCGtccttaaactttaaaaattacataaattatataatttcagtaccttattatttttctaatttaattttgatacaaaagtttatttttgttatttctttaattcctagttaagagaagagagagagaagtcaCCAGATTCCAGcgataaagagaaaaaaatgtagtTGAGATCGATTCAAACCACCAAAATAGATAATATTTATGTCAAATGGTTCCATTTGACGAGGAAAATTTATATTAGGATTTTTTGTTTACctttaaagtttttgaaaaaataaatctgagcttaagttgattttgtttttgtaagacctgatatatatatatacacacacacacacatagatTGTCATTTAACATTTTGATGTGAGATAACTATACTACACTCCATGCctgaaatgtttatttttatagccCACATTCATTAAGATTGTttcttaatagtttttttttatgtgggatAAGCATATATAATATACTTTCATattaattgtttcttaattttttgttataagaTAACTATATATagcttatatttatattaattgttttttaagtttttaatgtaGGATAACTATATtacactttatatttttttatagtctatattaacacaagttgtttttaacttttcaatataaaataactatattataCTTAATTCCTCACATTTTGTTTATAGCCTTTATACAcctatattatttcaaaactttttaaatagaatattaaaatcttaattttttttttactgaaacttttctaaataaaatattaaaatcttaaatataatttaacgtGGTCAACTACAGAAATCTGAAAGgagtttttgggttttgaatttGATCGCTATGATCCTCTGAATTGCAATATTCAATGTCTTCACTGACAATCATGGTCCTATCATCTGTATACAATAATGCACCTCTTAGATCGCTGTCAGAATTTAGGCTTTCAAgtcacaaataattttatatcaaacgCAAGAAATTGTTCATGGGATGTGGAATGTCCCGAGATTAACATGATGTGATAAACAACTAGCTGGAAAAAAGCAATCCTAACTTTAAATATAAGTTCTGGACCAGGTTTAAATTCAGTTTATACATTTTACAGACCCACAGTTCTGTAAAGGTGGGCTAGTTTAACTAGTCAAAGTTGAGAAggcttttaaattaaatttaaaagatgatgtttttgcatttttttattattttcccaaccattttttggattttaatgatttttttagttatataacTTGTAATTAAGCTTGATTTCTGAGTTCATGGAGGTTAGGCTCCCAATCCCTGCCAACTCTAAGCATAAAAACCTTTGCTTTTTTCTTGAACTAAGTTAAATGTGAGATCCTCTCGTATTTGGAGATAAAATTATGATGGACTTTCTAATCATCCAATACAAGTACtttactataaaatataaatgtgtttttaaaaaccaactaaaattgaataaaaagataagCTTCATGGGCTCATAAGTTTGaacttgaatttaattaatgaaaaatattttctatcaaGGCACTGATTGATCaataatctttaaaatatattaatatattaatcaatacaataattatgtgataaaaataaatgtattaatgAATGTTCATAAATTATAAGTAATTTATGAACTATGAACATCCatgaattataaatattcatcaaatttaataaacattaatgAATTATAAAGATTCATGAGAAATTAATGTTTTAGCTCTTTAAGTCTTATAAATAGATGTTTTGGtagaaataaatatgaattttcttgatatatatataataatcatgtTAGAATGTAAAGCCTAACATGATTTTATCTTCACCTCACATTTAATTTCACCTTAAAAAACCTATTTCATGTTTTATAAAACCAATTCTAACAAATACTTGTACAAAATTATTTCCATGTATCCTCAAACTTCAATTCATAATAACTGTTGCAATAGCCGATGGTTTCACCGTCCGTATTTTAGAACGGACATATTTCCATGTTACCTCTGTCTTCAAACACGTCAAAGATCTGGCTGTCGGCTACGAAACCTTCATCTTAATCAAACTTGGCCACTCTAACTACTCTGTCTTCCGGCCCAATTCTGGAGGAAAGGTAATATTCTGCAGCTTTGACAAGTTCATTGTCACCAAAGCTATCCCATTGAGTAGTCATCAATGATCAAAGTTGCATAGGATGGATCATGTTTCTTacgagaaaaaatatatattatggttGAATGCTGGAGGAAAATTAATGCAGTAGCATGTTATAGAAAGTAATGATGAAATTTGAGAGGAAGATATTGGTTATTAAgtgtttttctcttctattcCCTTCCCTCTTGTATTATATATGCTTCTAATTATAAGTctatttatagatttaaaatcctaaacaaattaaaacttaaCTGACCAACtaatttctctgttttttaaaaaaaataaatcagaaaccTAGTTTATTTTCAACACTGAATCCACTCCAGCACAATTTTGGTATTTCTTAGTAGCACTAAGAATGTGGAGAAGGATACATACCATGACAGTAAAGAGGTTGTCGAAGGCAGCATCTTAGCATATTCTAGAGCAAAAGCTGCCATGGTGATAGCACTACAacgatacacacacacacacacacacacacacacacacttgagGAGTCAAGAAGTCcatgagtttaataactatggttatCTTCTAACCGATTACAATACTGATGAATTAAGATTTTCTCATCTTTCTGGTTTCCTTCTATGTTGAAGGAGATTTTTGTTTCTGTGTGAAAGTTTTTGGATTGCTATATAGACTAGAAGCACAGATAGTTGACATAAAACGCTGAAGGATAATATTTTCAGATAAATTTCTGCTGCAGGCCTGGCAATAGCAAATTAAGTTCAAAACAGCCCTTTAAGGGTCTACAATCAAGCTTTCAAACAGTatcaccttttgtttttaaggaTACATAACAACGAAATTGTTGTCCATTGCATTAGAGGCAATAGCCAGCCTTAATTGGCTGATCAATAGCTTCTTCTCTTGATGGGTTTCCTTCTGCTTTTAATTCTAACAGATCCTCTACGCTTGTTCTCAACTTTCTGCTTTTTTGCCTTTTGTATTTCACCCTTGTGTAAACCTTCATCAAAAAGTTCATCGCCTTccaatttctttctcttcagtAGTTTCACAAGCCCTTCAAGTGCAGCATCGGAGTCCTCACTTGTCATTAGCTCCTCTGCCACTTGCGCAGGAGTGACCTCTGTATTTTCTATCAGGTCTTCAATTTCTCCAAACAGTCTATGATAGCCATTAACGCCCAAGTAATTGGAGGCCAGCACTCTAAACCCATGAGGCGTGCAGTAGGACATGTGAATGTGCATGTCCATGCGTCCCGGACGCAACAGAGCAGGGTCTAGCCTGTCTTTATGGTTGGTAGTAAATATGATGATTCTTTCGTCCCCACAACTTGACCATAATCCATCAATGAAGTTCAGCAAGCCAGACAGTGTCAACTgtatcaaacaaaaataattagaacAACTAATGTTATCAACTAGTTAACTACACGACGTAATATTGACGATTACCAGAGTTAATTTGATGAACTGCACATCTCAATGTAGTATAGGGATCAAAAGATCTGGCTTCTAAGAAGCAGTTCAGATCATGATAggatattttttgggttttagtgATTATGGTGATGGCCTTGAAATATGACTGGAGTCCTCTCACTTTTTAGCAAAGAATCTCGAAGGGAGTAACTCTATGGTTATACAAAGGTTTCTCGTTTTcgaaaacttttttttactaCCAGACCAATGCTGCCAGACATAATAATTGTTTATTACAAGGCCCAAAACCTGGTGCAAGTATCCTTGTGACACGGCAGGAGAGAACCTAAAGCCAATTACAGACACGATTGCAGCCTATAGCCTTACAATGACAACATGGAGATCCATCTTTTTTCTGCAAGTTTTGTCATGGTGACCAACCAAAATGCTTTTAAAGGGTACATGTTTGGACGCATCACATGAATAATGCAATAATGCAGAGACTTGATCAGAAAAGGTTATATCATATGGTGAGTTCTCGAAAAACACGAAGACCTTTCTACACCTTCCATTAATCAAAAGACACGAGGACTCTCCACGTCCACTGATAATCAAAAGAGAGTTTTCCATATCACAAAGTGGCTCTACCAAGATTTTTTATGGCGGTGTGGTTTTGGAAAAGGAGATGAGGGACCCATGGCGATCATGTGGATACATTTCACCTGGCACATATTAGAATTTATCCCTACCAACATCTGGACACTCCAATTTTTGCCAGCAGAAGCATATGAGGGAAACCTTTggactttctttttttaataaaaatcgaATATTGGGAAGTAAAAATTTGCTAATTCTAACATCTTCCTAGTTTTTAGTGTGTGAGTTGATGGTGGAAGGATGATCAACTGATGTTTGGGTAGTTGAGGTGGTAGTACCAATAGTGCCTGTAATATTCAGGCAGTGGTGGACTTGTTGGCTTGATCGGATAAAAAAAGAGCAGCATATCAAGTATCTTACTCAATAAAAGATAaggcaagaaagaaagaaagatatctATCTCACCTTTGgggaaaaccaaataaaaaacaaaatttacagCAGGAAAAAATACCTGCACATCATGTTGTTTTCGACCATCTCCATCTCCAGGAGCCTGTCTTCGATCAGGCAAATCCACGCTACAATCAATATCTTCAATGACAAGTATTGATCTATTTCCAGTTGCCAGCAACAATTTTCTCAGATCAGAATCCCGCATTATATTTGCAAGCTGCAAATCATACACATCAAACCTCAAGTAATTAGCCATGGCAGCAACCAAGCTTGATTTTCCAGTCCCTGGTGGCCCATACAACAAGTACCCACGTTTCCAAGCCCTTCCTACTCTCTTATAATACTCTTTCCTCCTAACAAATCTATCCAAATCCTCTATGACAATATTTTTCAGGTCTGGCTCCATAGCCAAAGTCTCAAATGTTGCTGGATGTTCAAGATTTACAGAATCCCACTTGATATCTCCATAGGCACGTGAACCTTGAAGTGTGTGCATCTTCAAAACCCTGACCTTCTCTTTTGCTTCTCTTGCCTTTTCAATAATGTAGGGCATGTAAGATCCTAATATTTTCTCCTTATGATTCTTGTGGAAACTTAACTCGAACCATCGTTTCTCGGCTACGACATCAAAGAGATTGCTGGAGTCTTTCTTTTCAGGTTTTACAAATACCAATCTCCACAGAAGCTCAATCCCTTCATATTGATCAACGACTTTCTCACCCTTTTCAAGTTTGATTGTTAAATTCTTCTCTTTTGGGGTTTTGCTAATTTTGAGCCTTTTTGTTGTGTGACTAACCTTAGTACTTAAGTAAGTCTCTGAAGCATCATAGACTTGGTTTCGAGAAATTCCTGTGGACTCCTCAATGACTAAGGTAAGAATAGGAGATTGAGGCTTAAAGAAGTAACGAAGAGTTGATAAAAGGTAATCTCTGATTTGTTGGGGTATTAAATGGCCAAATTGATTGGCCATGGATTGAGCCATCATTATTGAACCAGCCATGGAGGCGTAGGCAGCCAACAATGATGATGGAGAAGTAAGTTCTTTGCTAGAAAACATGGTTGCAGACTTGGAACAGAGAAAGGGGAGTGCACACACGAAGTTAAATGAGAGATACATACTTCATTCTTGGAAAAGAAACCCTTATTTATACTCTAATATCCAAATAAAATTAGTCATCAAGGAGATTCAAGAGTAGCTGACTTGTCAAATACAAAGTTGATGACTTTGGACCATGTGTAACATTGAGCATATATGTTCATGTActagttaaataaataagattaattttttttaattaaaaaaataatggctGCACCAAACAAGCTTacgaaaatgaaaataaatatcttttgatTTGATGGTAGGGCTATGTTTAAATTTGTCATAGCATTATATAGTTCATGTTCCTTTAATGATTTAGTTTGATATAATCATTTAAGATCATTTTCAAGCTAAAATTAGGCCAATAAAATGCTATTATATATAGAGGTATTAAATCATTCtatgttgaaaagaaaaaggaaccctaaaataacaagaaaaaataagaaagaatttCAGAGTTATTTTTATCCAATTATTATTCAGACTTTTTATCGAATCATTTAAGATCATTTTCATACCATTATATAGTTCATGTTCCTTCaatgatttagttttatataaCTATTTAAGATCATTTTCAAGCTAAAATTAGGCCAATAAAatgctattttatatatatatatatatatatatatatatatatatatatatatatatatataatagcctCACACACTTGCGCATGCAAT
This Populus alba chromosome 7, ASM523922v2, whole genome shotgun sequence DNA region includes the following protein-coding sequences:
- the LOC118063300 gene encoding AAA-ATPase At5g17760; translated protein: MYLSFNFVCALPFLCSKSATMFSSKELTSPSSLLAAYASMAGSIMMAQSMANQFGHLIPQQIRDYLLSTLRYFFKPQSPILTLVIEESTGISRNQVYDASETYLSTKVSHTTKRLKISKTPKEKNLTIKLEKGEKVVDQYEGIELLWRLVFVKPEKKDSSNLFDVVAEKRWFELSFHKNHKEKILGSYMPYIIEKAREAKEKVRVLKMHTLQGSRAYGDIKWDSVNLEHPATFETLAMEPDLKNIVIEDLDRFVRRKEYYKRVGRAWKRGYLLYGPPGTGKSSLVAAMANYLRFDVYDLQLANIMRDSDLRKLLLATGNRSILVIEDIDCSVDLPDRRQAPGDGDGRKQHDVQLTLSGLLNFIDGLWSSCGDERIIIFTTNHKDRLDPALLRPGRMDMHIHMSYCTPHGFRVLASNYLGVNGYHRLFGEIEDLIENTEVTPAQVAEELMTSEDSDAALEGLVKLLKRKKLEGDELFDEGLHKGEIQKAKKQKVENKRRGSVRIKSRRKPIKRRSY